In the genome of Leptospira tipperaryensis, one region contains:
- a CDS encoding AAA family ATPase, translated as MIKRITAAQAEIKLHAGKQRPKNGLPDFLAFHREELNSLPKALENPGILSNILITGPALESNLTLLQEYISNLKKGIKVVCDPHPGFLTLAGFPGNSEYRAGKMVEADGGYLLLPMRALTEDPNLYFLVKGVLQTGSIDFLTLPEMTGSKEMNRFHPSINTRFRLILAGEEGEVDFISGVDPDFYESFSFKIHLPYEAVMKSKKNLQLFGGLIHSWEKPGYPSFDSSAVDALLEIGLRWNDSRARLSLSFAELRTFVGELLVLFKKEKKTITRAQVESAIPTIEKRIAVHKRRYQESVREGLTSIQLKGKKTGRINGLSVILLHSSLSDFGQVNQVSARVALGSGNFINIEREVNLSGDLHDKGVFILQSYIKGMFSHIQSFGLDASILFEQNYSPIDGDSASCAELLAILSALSGLEIPCNIAVTGALSQYGEILPVGSVNTKIAAWYDMIQLVGNSKDKYRVYIPTFNVRDLNLPVHIRKAIDKGKFQIYTCSHVEELIPEVFGIPAGKFGKNGKYPPGSLFHMIEERIDRKKEEEHE; from the coding sequence GTGATAAAAAGAATAACCGCCGCTCAGGCAGAAATCAAACTTCACGCGGGAAAACAAAGACCCAAAAACGGGCTCCCCGATTTTTTGGCGTTTCACAGAGAAGAACTGAATTCCTTACCGAAGGCTCTGGAAAATCCGGGCATCCTCTCCAACATTCTTATAACCGGTCCGGCATTAGAATCGAATCTTACCTTACTCCAAGAATATATCTCCAATCTTAAAAAAGGAATCAAAGTGGTCTGCGATCCCCATCCGGGATTCTTAACACTCGCGGGTTTTCCCGGAAACTCGGAATACCGCGCGGGCAAAATGGTGGAGGCCGACGGCGGTTATTTACTTTTACCGATGAGAGCCCTCACGGAAGATCCGAACTTATACTTTCTCGTAAAAGGAGTTCTGCAGACCGGAAGTATCGACTTCTTAACTCTTCCGGAAATGACCGGCTCCAAAGAGATGAATCGTTTTCATCCTTCGATCAACACTCGTTTTCGTCTGATTCTCGCGGGGGAAGAAGGGGAAGTGGATTTTATCTCCGGAGTTGATCCGGACTTCTATGAAAGTTTTTCTTTTAAGATTCATCTTCCCTACGAAGCGGTGATGAAGAGTAAGAAGAATCTTCAGCTCTTCGGTGGACTCATACATTCCTGGGAAAAACCCGGTTATCCTAGTTTCGATTCTTCCGCGGTCGACGCGTTACTCGAAATCGGACTTCGTTGGAACGACAGCAGGGCGAGGCTTTCTCTTTCGTTCGCGGAACTTCGAACCTTCGTAGGAGAACTCCTGGTTCTTTTCAAAAAGGAAAAAAAGACGATCACTCGCGCCCAAGTGGAATCCGCCATTCCTACGATCGAAAAAAGAATCGCGGTTCACAAAAGAAGATATCAAGAAAGCGTTCGAGAAGGTCTGACTTCGATCCAACTCAAAGGCAAAAAGACGGGAAGAATCAACGGCTTATCAGTCATCTTACTCCATTCTTCTTTATCCGATTTTGGTCAGGTCAACCAAGTTTCGGCTCGTGTCGCTTTAGGTTCCGGGAATTTTATCAACATCGAAAGAGAAGTCAATCTTTCCGGCGACTTACACGATAAGGGAGTTTTTATATTACAATCTTATATTAAAGGAATGTTCTCTCATATCCAATCCTTTGGTCTCGACGCTTCCATTTTGTTTGAACAAAACTATTCTCCGATCGACGGAGATTCCGCGAGTTGTGCGGAGTTACTCGCGATTCTTTCGGCGCTTTCCGGTTTAGAAATCCCTTGTAACATCGCGGTCACGGGAGCTCTCTCTCAGTACGGAGAAATTCTTCCGGTCGGTTCGGTGAATACGAAGATCGCAGCTTGGTATGACATGATCCAACTCGTCGGAAATTCTAAGGACAAATACAGGGTTTACATTCCTACGTTTAACGTTCGAGACTTGAATCTTCCCGTTCATATCCGAAAAGCGATCGATAAGGGAAAATTTCAAATTTATACCTGCTCTCACGTAGAAGAACTGATTCCCGAAGTTTTTGGAATTCCCGCGGGAAAATTTGGCAAAAACGGAAAATATCCTCCGGGAAGTCTGTTCCACATGATAGAGGAAAGAATCGATCGGAAAAAAGAAGAAGAACACGAATAG
- a CDS encoding YbaB/EbfC family nucleoid-associated protein: MFGNKLESMKQMNQMRVRMKKVEKDLMALSFEAKSKNDLVTCISDGKLNIKDILIEDELLSKNDKKLLQKSIKQAVTRSLELAQKAAEERMAEFRGMIPGME, encoded by the coding sequence ATGTTTGGAAACAAGTTAGAATCCATGAAGCAGATGAATCAGATGCGCGTGAGAATGAAAAAAGTGGAAAAGGATCTCATGGCTCTCTCCTTCGAAGCAAAGTCAAAAAACGATCTTGTAACTTGTATCTCCGACGGAAAGTTGAACATCAAAGACATTCTCATCGAAGACGAACTCCTTTCTAAAAACGATAAAAAACTTTTACAAAAAAGTATCAAACAAGCCGTCACTCGTTCTCTGGAACTCGCGCAAAAAGCCGCGGAAGAAAGAATGGCTGAATTTCGCGGTATGATTCCTGGAATGGAATGA
- a CDS encoding peptidase M30: MRGNSRDNDGFFSGILLCLFFLNACSLEGVFPSLFPTEKQKLGAQYVQALILTAISCSGPGKFWVRDITKNASYCLQASLVGEGDTVSIYAEYGQEKNLDYKSIVREFDQKIFPKLSAAFGPPSDMDQSGKVHILFLDIRDGSKPGGSFVAGFFDPFDFLSDDPRSSVRSNAKEILYIDSVQLKELAEKDLAAGKSDTMLSTIAHEFQHLIRFQFELPDYLSQKVRDETWLNEGTSEVASDIAGYSPQLNRIQCYRGNVAGVCARGVNGSTIFGSANFSSIVDYSFAYAFMKYLYTVSGASVQERNSFFKKTVAGPSLRAKDAQSLAEIFLTSSAVASLSASQKNDLGVSGETSFIRLFAAFLWLSTGETTLSEAQLGVDSAGAAGFKTGMESVLSALPFPLANQDGGELRKLYDTQPLPFILPLSNLKPGQFHFIDQNRSNTGTQPAVVLLKKTVPSLKILQVNADPYRLGQVSQSVTRTNDEGEPFLLPETDGPEIICPLEYFHSSERNRTN, from the coding sequence ATGAGAGGGAATTCTCGAGACAATGATGGGTTTTTTTCGGGGATTCTACTTTGCCTTTTTTTTCTCAACGCCTGTTCCTTAGAAGGCGTTTTCCCTTCTCTCTTCCCGACCGAAAAACAGAAGTTAGGCGCTCAGTATGTTCAGGCCTTGATTCTTACCGCGATCAGTTGTAGCGGTCCTGGAAAATTCTGGGTAAGGGACATTACAAAAAATGCATCTTATTGTCTACAGGCAAGTCTCGTAGGAGAAGGAGATACCGTTTCCATCTACGCGGAATACGGGCAAGAGAAGAATCTGGATTACAAAAGTATCGTTCGGGAATTCGATCAGAAAATTTTTCCGAAACTCAGCGCTGCCTTCGGACCTCCTTCCGATATGGACCAGAGCGGAAAGGTCCACATTCTCTTTTTGGATATTCGAGACGGAAGTAAACCGGGCGGTTCTTTTGTAGCGGGTTTTTTTGATCCTTTTGATTTTCTTTCGGACGATCCCCGATCGAGCGTACGCTCCAACGCAAAAGAGATTCTTTATATTGATTCGGTGCAGTTGAAAGAATTGGCCGAAAAGGATCTCGCGGCGGGAAAATCGGACACAATGCTTTCCACGATCGCCCATGAGTTTCAGCACCTCATTCGATTTCAATTCGAACTTCCCGACTATCTTTCCCAAAAGGTGCGCGATGAAACCTGGCTGAACGAAGGTACAAGCGAGGTCGCGAGCGATATAGCGGGTTATTCTCCTCAGTTGAATCGGATCCAGTGTTATCGAGGGAACGTCGCGGGAGTCTGCGCAAGAGGAGTGAACGGTTCCACCATCTTCGGATCGGCAAACTTTTCGTCGATCGTGGACTATTCTTTTGCGTATGCTTTTATGAAATATCTTTACACGGTTTCCGGAGCAAGCGTTCAGGAAAGAAATTCTTTTTTTAAAAAGACCGTCGCAGGCCCTTCTTTGCGAGCGAAGGACGCTCAGAGTTTGGCTGAGATCTTTTTGACTTCTTCCGCTGTGGCTTCGCTTTCCGCGTCTCAGAAAAATGATCTCGGTGTTTCCGGTGAAACTTCTTTTATACGTTTGTTTGCGGCTTTTCTCTGGTTGTCGACGGGTGAGACGACTCTTTCGGAAGCGCAGTTGGGAGTGGATTCTGCGGGAGCCGCGGGTTTTAAAACCGGAATGGAATCCGTTCTATCCGCCCTTCCCTTTCCGCTCGCGAATCAAGACGGAGGAGAACTGAGAAAGTTGTATGACACACAACCTCTTCCTTTTATTCTTCCTCTTTCCAATCTCAAGCCGGGGCAGTTTCATTTTATCGATCAGAATCGGAGCAACACGGGAACACAACCGGCGGTAGTCCTTTTAAAAAAGACGGTTCCTAGTTTAAAAATTCTGCAAGTAAACGCGGATCCGTATCGTTTAGGTCAGGTCTCTCAATCCGTGACGAGAACGAATGACGAAGGAGAACCTTTTCTTCTCCCGGAAACCGACGGCCCGGAAATCATCTGCCCTCTCGAATACTTTCATTCTTCCGAAAGAAATCGAACAAATTAA